From Streptomyces cyaneogriseus subsp. noncyanogenus, the proteins below share one genomic window:
- a CDS encoding TetR/AcrR family transcriptional regulator: protein MAQVATVRRSRITPERAAELYAAVLDLLREVGYDALTMDAVAARTRSSKATLYRQWGGKPELVVRALRHGKPGSLADIDTGSLRGDLHALATREDDCAMEQNSALMRGLSMAVHMNPDLRRAFKELLIEPEMAEFQRVLRRAIERGEIREDAPALEYVVHMLVGAFVTRALIDDLPPTQTFLLSYIDAVVLPALGAPTS from the coding sequence CGCAGCCGGATCACCCCCGAGCGCGCGGCCGAGCTGTACGCGGCCGTGCTCGACCTGCTGAGGGAGGTCGGCTACGACGCCCTGACCATGGACGCCGTGGCCGCCCGCACCCGGTCCAGCAAGGCGACGCTCTACCGCCAGTGGGGCGGCAAGCCCGAGCTGGTCGTCAGAGCGCTGCGCCACGGCAAGCCGGGCAGTCTCGCCGACATCGACACCGGCTCCCTGCGGGGCGACCTGCACGCGCTGGCGACCCGCGAGGACGACTGCGCCATGGAGCAGAACTCCGCGCTGATGCGGGGCCTGTCCATGGCGGTGCACATGAACCCGGATCTGCGGCGGGCGTTCAAGGAACTGCTCATCGAGCCGGAGATGGCGGAGTTCCAGCGGGTGCTGCGGCGCGCGATCGAGCGCGGCGAGATCCGCGAGGACGCGCCCGCGCTGGAGTACGTCGTGCACATGCTGGTCGGCGCGTTCGTCACCCGTGCGCTCATCGACGACCTGCCGCCCACGCAGACGTTCCTGCTGTCGTACATCGACGCCGTGGTCCTCCCCGCCCTCGGCGCCCCCACCTCCTGA